The following are encoded together in the Vigna angularis cultivar LongXiaoDou No.4 chromosome 9, ASM1680809v1, whole genome shotgun sequence genome:
- the LOC108346239 gene encoding TATA-box-binding protein, whose protein sequence is MADQGLEGSQPVDLQKHPSGIVPTLQNIVSTVNLDCKLDLKTIALQARNAEYNPKRFAAVIMRIREPKTTALIFASGKMVCTGAKSEQQSKLAARKYARIIQKLGFPAKFKDFKIQNIVGSCDVKFPIRLEGLAYSHGAFSSYEPELFPGLIYRMKQPKIVLLIFVSGKIVLTGAKVRDETYTAFENIYPVLTEFRKNQQ, encoded by the exons ATGGCTGACCAAGGATTGGAAGGGAGCCAGCCGGTGGATCTACAGAAGCATCCTTCTGGGATCGTGCCTACCCTTCA AAATATTGTGTCCACAGTCAATTTGGACTGTAAGTTGGACCTCAAAACAATTGCACTACAAGCCCGTAACGCTGAGTACAATCCCAAG CGTTTTGCTGCTGTTATTATGAGGATAAGAGAGCCCAAAACAACTGCACTTATTTTTGCTTCTGGCAAGATG GTTTGTACTGGAGCTAAGAGTGAACAACAGTCTAAATTGGCGGCCAGGAAG TATGCTCGAATTATCCAAAAGCTTGGTTTCCCAGCCAAATTTAAG GATTTCAAAATTCAGAACATTGTTGGCTCTTGTGATGTCAAGTTCCCCATACGGCTGGAGGGTCTTGCGTATTCTCATGGTGCTTTCTCAAGT TATGAACCAGAGCTGTTTCCAGGTCTAATCTACCGTATGAAGCAACCTAAAATAGTGTTGCTTATATTTGTCTCTGGAAAAATTGTTCTAACAGGAGCTAAG GTGAGAGATGAGACGTACACTGCCTTTGAAAACATATATCCTGTACTTACTGAATTCAGGAAAAACCAACAATG A